CGGCGCATGCGCGCGTCTTCCAGCGGGAATCCCAGCGGTTTGACCAGATGCAGCTGCGCGCCGGTGTTGGCACACAGGCGGATCACATTGCCGGTATTGGGCGGGATTTCCGGTTCGACCAGGACGACGTGGAACATGATGCGGGGCGAGGGCGGGCGCGCGGGCGCCCTTCGTCAGAACGGTGCGCAGCTTACCGCGCGCCCGTGCCCCTGTCATCCCGCCCGCTATGGCGTGCGCAGCGCAACGATCACGCTGACCCGGACCGCGCCCCGTGCCTTGAGCACGGCGGCAGCCTCGTGCAGGGTTGCGCCGGAAGTCATTACATCGTCCACCAGCGCCACGTGCAGGCCGTCGAGCCGCGTGGCGCGGGTCGGCGCGAACGCGCCGCGCAGGTTCACCTGCCGCGCGGCCAGGTCCAGCGCGCGCTGGCTGCCGGTGTCGCGCTGGCGCTGCAGCAGCACCGGGTCGGCGCGCAGGCCCAGGCGGCGCGCCAGCGGCCGCGCGATTTCCCACGCCTGGTTGAAGCCGCGCGCGGCCAGCCGTTGCGGCGACAGCGGCACCGGCACGATCAGGTCGGGTGCGGCATGCCGGGCCGCGGCCCAGGCCCCGGGCAGGCCATCCGCCAGCCTGGCGGCGAGCCACGCCGCCAGCGGCAGGGCGTGGCCGAACTTTAACGCCAGCACCAGCTGGTCCTGCGGCGAGGCGTAGTCGCCCAGCGTATGGGCGTGGTCGAAGGCGCGCGGCGAGGCGCCGCAGGCCGGGCAGTGTAAATGCCGCCCCAGCGCCAACGCGCACACCGGGCAGCGCCGCACCGGGCGCAGCAGGTCGGCGGCGCAGGGCGCGCACACCACCTGCCGCTGCACCGCCCCGCACAGCGCGCAGGCGCTCGGCAGCAACTGTTCGCGCGCACCGGACCAGGCGCGGCCGGCGGCGCCGGCAGCCTGCGCGGCGCGCGCGTATACTTGCCGTCCGGTCGCGGCCCATCGGGCGCGGCGGCCTTGTTCGTCCGGCGCCTTGGGCAGAGCCTGCCCGCGCGCCGGTTCCTGTTGTCCTTGCTGCCCTGTCTGCCCGTGTCCCTGCATGCCGCCGATTCTCCCGATGCCTTCCTGCCGCCCGCGCGCCTGACCCGGCTCGCCTTCGACCGGCGCAGCCGCGGCTTCGGCCAGCTCGACTTCCTGCTGGGCGAGATCGGCCGCCGCATGCAGGAGCGCATGGAGGTGATCCGCCTGGCGCCACAGCGCGCGCTGGATATCGGCTGCGGCCACGGCCAGGGGCTGGCCGGGCTGCGCGCGCGCTTTCCGGATGCGCAGATCGCCGGCCTGGATATCTCCGGCGCAATGCTGGCCGAGGCCGGCCAGCGCGATCCGCAGCGCCGCCCCGGCTGGATCGGCCGCATGCTGGGCAAGCGGCCGCTGTTCGACCTGGTCCAGGGCGATCTTGCCACACTGCCTTTTGCGCCCGCGAGCTTCGACCTGCTGTGGTCCAACCTGGCCCTGCACTGGCATCCGGAGCCGCACCG
This Cupriavidus nantongensis DNA region includes the following protein-coding sequences:
- a CDS encoding ComF family protein; amino-acid sequence: MQGHGQTGQQGQQEPARGQALPKAPDEQGRRARWAATGRQVYARAAQAAGAAGRAWSGAREQLLPSACALCGAVQRQVVCAPCAADLLRPVRRCPVCALALGRHLHCPACGASPRAFDHAHTLGDYASPQDQLVLALKFGHALPLAAWLAARLADGLPGAWAAARHAAPDLIVPVPLSPQRLAARGFNQAWEIARPLARRLGLRADPVLLQRQRDTGSQRALDLAARQVNLRGAFAPTRATRLDGLHVALVDDVMTSGATLHEAAAVLKARGAVRVSVIVALRTP